The window GAGGTCTCCGATCCGGCCGACGCCGACCTCGCTGGTCTCGTCGAGACGCTCCACGCGACCGAGCCACACGTCACGCTCGGCTCGTTGGTCGCCGAGGCGAAACGCCACCCCGACGCCGAGCGGTCGGGTGCCATCGCCACCTTCACCGGACGCGTCCGGGCGAAAGACGCCGAGGACGACGACCGGACGACCGCACTGGAGTTCGAGACCTACGAGGGCGTCGCCGACCAGCGCATGGCGACGATCAGCGAGGAACTGGAGAGCCGCGACGGTGTCCACGCCGTGTTGATGCACCACCGGACCGGCTACGTCGCCGACGGCGAGGACATCGTCTTCGTCGTCGTCCTCGCGGGCCACCGCCGGGAGGCGTTCCGCACCGTCGAGGACGGCATCGACCGCCTGAAAGACGAGGTGCCGATCTTCAAGCGCGAGATCACGGTCGACGGCGACTTCTGGGTCCACGACCGCGAGTGAGTCGGCGTCGACGGCGGTGTGACCGCCCGCCGACCCGCGCCGACGGCGCGATCGCCTGACCGTCGAGCCCGCCGAACCGGGACGATCAACTGGCAATTTATGCCCCGAAAGACCGGATTTCACCCGGTGTCGACCCCGTTTCATCCGCCGAATAGAGGGCGGTTTCAACTGAAAGAGACGACTTCTACTGGCTCCGTAAACGATCTAACGGTCTCTGAAAAGGTCGTAAAACGAATCCTTTTCGCCGATTCAGGCTGAAAGCGGCCGAACTCCTCCTAACGTTCCTCCCTTTATAACATCCTCTCGCCCCAGGGATGGAGTGAGGTGACACAGATGAGCGCAACCGCGAACCCCTCCACTGATGCGGACGCTGGATCGAAAGAGGAACGACTGAAGCAGTTCCTCGTCGACAAAGCGCAGAACGGCGAGATGTACTTCAAGAGCAAGTTCATCGCCGAGGAAGTCGGCCTCTCCCCGAAAGAGATCGGCGCGCTGATGGTCAAACTCCGCGACTCCGCGACCGACCTGACCGTCGAGAAGTGGTCGTACACGAGCGCGACCACGTGGCGCATCGAAGCGGCGTCGGCCTGATCCGCGCCCGTAGCCAGTCACTGGCCCGCCCGGTCCCCCGTCGGTCCCCGCCGGTTCCCGTACTGCCTTCCGAACTACTCGGTCTCTCGCACCCTGCGAACAGACCGGTCTCACCCCGACCGAGACACCCTCACAAACCCCCTTCGTTTCGACTGGAGACCGATTGTTTTTCCGCGCGTGAGTGAATTCTGGCGTGTGAACACCCACCACGCTGTGGCGACAGCGTTTATGAGTTCCAGCGAGTAGAGAGGGTATGGATTGGAAACCGGACTGGGGACTCCGTGGTCGGATGGCGATCACGATGTTCCTGTTGTTCGCTCTCTACATCGTCTTCGTCGGTGCGATGGTGCGGTTCACCAGCTACGGTGGCATCGTCCTCCCGATGATGGCGATCTTCCTGTTCGCGCAGTTCTTCTTCAGCGACAAACTCGCACTCTACAGCATGGGTGCGAAGGAGGTCAGCGAGGAGGAGTACCCGGAGCTCCACGCGATGGTCGGCCGGCTCTCACAACAGGCCGACCTGCCGAAACCGAAAGTCGCGGTCGCCGACAGTCGCGTCCCGAACGCCTTCGCCACCGGTCGGAGCCAGAAGAGTTCGGCCGTCTGTGTGACGACCGGCCTGCTCCGGACGCTCGACAGAGACGAGTTGGAGGGTGTGATCGCCCACGAACTCGCCCACGTGAAGAACCGCGACGTGGCCGTGATGACGATCGCGTCGTTCCTCTCGACGATCGCGTTCATGATCGTCCGGTGGGGCTGGCTGTTCGGCGGCGGGCGGAACCGCAACGGTGGCGGCGGCGTCATCGTCGCCATCGGCGTCTCGCTGGTGGTCTGGGTCGTCTCGTTCCTGCTGATCCGGGCGCTCTCGCGGTACCGCGAGTACGCGGCCGACCGCGGCGGGGCGACGATCACGGGCAAGCCATCGGCGCTGGCCTCCGCGTTGCTGACCATCGACGGGCGGATGGACAAGGTGCCCAAAGAGGACATGCGCGAGCAGGCGGAGATGAACGCCTTCTTCGTCATCCCGATCCGGTCGGGGTTCATCGGCAAGATCGCCAGCACGCACCCCTCCACGGAGAAACGCGTCGAGCGACTCCGCGAACTGGAGCGGGAGATGGAGTCCGCCTGAGATCGGTCCGATCGCCGACACTTTCATTCAGTCGGTCGCCGGTCGAACGCTGCCGAGGGTTTTTGTCGGATCAGTAACGTGTGGTACACGATGTCTGCCGAAGGAAGTCTGTGGACGCTCAGCGGACTGGTGCTCGCGGCCTCGGGCATCCTCGCCGTCGGCATCCTCTGGTACGCCGGGACCGTCGTCCCCGCACTCGGGACCCTCCAGGCGACGGCACCACGTTGGGCGCGGCTCGTCGTCCTCGCCGTGGGGGCGGGACTGGTGCTCGCGGGACTGGTGACCGCGACGCGCACCGGCCCGAAGGGGTGAGCCGACGGTCGCATCTTCTAAGAGTGCCCGCCTCCTCTGCTCTGTATGGGCATCTTCGACTCGCTGAAGTCGATCCTCGGGACCCGCGCCGAGTCCGACGCGACCCGGAAGGCCGACCCCGAGGACCTCTTCGGCATGAGCACCGCCTACATCACGATGGAGGCCGACCTCGGCTACACCTCCGTCGGGCAGGCGGCGCTCTGTTTCTCGTCGGTGGACAGCACGGACTTCGAGACGACGGTCGAGAACGTCGAGGCCATCCTCGAGGCCGGATCGGAGGAGACCGGCACACACTTCGAGACGTACGAGGACAGTCACGGCTACCACTGGGTGATCCTCGAGGACGACGACCCGGAAGACCTCGTGACGAGCATCCACTTCGCCAGCGACGAGTTCATCGAACAGGGGTACGGGTCGCGCCTCCTGGCCGCCGTCTTCGGGTTCCAGAAGAACGGCCAGCGCGCCTACTGGCTCTACTCGTTCCGCCGAGGAGCCTACTACCCCTTCGCGCCGAAACGCGGCCGCGAACGCGACAAACAGGTCGAGTTCAAACTGGAGTCGATGTTCGACGGCGAACTGGAGATCGAGAAAGAGAAGGAGTACTGGTACCCGCTCTGGTCCGACAGCGACGGCGGCCACCCCTGGGAGTGACCCCGGACCGACCGCCCGACAGGTCGTCCGACGAGCCGCGCTTTCCTATCTAAACGCTACGATGTCCAGCCGATCACACACCTCGCAGTCACGCGATTATACTTTCACTACGCTGTTAACGAGGGTTTATGTGGCATCCGGCGTAAGCACGGAGTACGATGGCAGAAGACGACCTCGAAAGTCTGCCGGGCGTCGGCCCGGCGACCGCCGACAAACTCAGCGACGCAGGGTTCGAGAGCTACCAGTCGATCGCCGTGGCGAGTCCCGCCGAACTGTCGAACACCGCCGACATCGGCAACAGCACGGCCGCCGACATCATCAACGCGGCCCGCGAGGCGGCCGACATCGGCGGCTTCGAGAGCGGGACGGCCGTCCTCGAACGACGCCAGCAGATCGGCAAACTCAGTTGGCTGATCGACGAGGTCGACGACCTGCTGGGCGGCGGCATCGAGACCCAGTCGATCACCGAGGTGTACGGCGAGTTCGGGGCCGGCAAGTCGCAGGTCACCCACCAGATGGCCGTCAACGTCCAACTGCCGGCGGAGTACGGCGGACTTGAGGGTTCCTGTATCTTCGTCGACTCCGAGGACACCTTCCGACCGGAGCGCATCGACGACATGGTCCGCGGCCTGGACGACGAGACGATTCAGGCGACGATGGACCACCGTGGCATCGAGGGCTCGCCCGGCGACGAGGACGCGATGGAGGAACTCCTCGCCGACTTCCTCGACAAGATCCACGTGGCGAAGGCGTTCAACTCCAACCACCAGATCCTGCTCGCCGAGAAGGCGAAGGAACTCGCACAGGAACACGAAGACACCGACTGGCCGGTCCGTCTGCTCTGTGTCGACTCGCTCACGGCCCACTTCCGCGCGGAGTACGTCGGCCGTGGCGAACTCGCGGAACGCCAGCAGAAACTCAACAAGCACCTCCACGACCTGATGCGCATCGGCGACCTCTACAACACCGCCGTCCTCGTGACGAACCAGGTCGCCTCGAACCCCGACTCCTACTTCGGCGACCCGACCCAGCCCATCGGTGGGAACATCCTCGGCCACACCTCGACCTTCCGGATGTACCTCCGTAAGTCGAAGGGCGACAAGCGGATCGTCCGCCTCGTGGACGCGCCGAACCTCGCCGACGGCGAGGCCGTGATGCGCGTGCAGGACGGCGGCCTGAAGCCCGAGTAGACACGGACGCGCGCCGTTCTCTCCGTCTCTCCTCTCCCCGTCTCTCCTCTCCCCGTCTCTCCTCTCCCCGTCTCTCCTCTCCCCGTCCCTCCTCTCTCCGTCCCTCAGTGTTCACCTCGCTCGCCGCCGTGAGTGGCGTCGGCCCTCGTTTCTCAGTATCTTGGAAGTATAGTACAATACTACCCCCGTTCCGCCCCAAGAAGAGGTGTGACCAGATCATGAACGACTACGAACCGGACATGACGGTGGATTCGCGTGGCTCCGGCTGCCCCGGTCCGATGATGGACTTGATCGGGAAGATCAAGACAGCCGACCCCGGCGCGGTCGTCAGGCTCCTCACGACGGAGCGTGGCTCGACGACGGACGTACCGGAGTGGCTGGAGAAGGCCGGCCACGAACTCCTCGACGTCGAACAGGTGGACGACTACTGGCAGATCGACGTGAGGAAGTCATGACACAGCAGATCGCAGTCGTCGGTGGTGGGACCGGCGGGACCGTGGTGGCGAACAAACTCGCCGAGAAGCTCGGTCCCGAGATCGACGCGGGCGAGGTCGCGGTGACCCTGCTCAACGACGGGCCCGACCACGTCTACAAACCGGTCTGGCTCTACGTCGCGTTCGGCCAGCGCGAACCGGCCGACGCCCGGCGGCCGCTTCGGGACCTGCTGGACGACCGCGTGACGCTCGTCTCGAACCGCGTCCGCACGGTCGACACCGACGGGAAGCGACTCCGACTCGAAGACGGACCGGGGATGGACTACGACTACCTCGTGCTGGCGACGGGCGCGACGCTCGCGCCGGAGGAGGTACCGGGTCTCGTCGAGGGTACCCACCACTTCTACGGCGAGGCGGGGGCGACCGCACTCCGGGACGAACTCGCCGACTTCACCGAGGGGCACCTCGTCCTCAGCGTCGTCGGGACGCCCCACATGTGTCCCGCCGCGCCGGTCGAGTTCGTCCTGATGGCGGACGACTGGTTCCGCGAGCGTGGGGTACGCGACGACGTGGAGATCACGTACACCTACCCCATCGGCCGGACACACGGCAAGGAGTCGGTCGCGGAGTGGGCCGACCCGCGCTTCGCGGAGCGTGACATCGGCGTCGAGACGTTCTTCAACGCCGAGGCGGTCGACCCAGACGCGAAGACGATCACGTCGATGGAGGGGACGACCCTCGACTACGACCTCCTCGTGGCCATCCCGCCGCACCGCGGCGACGAGATGATCCGGGAGTCGGGACTCGGCGATCAGGGGTGGGTCGACGTGGACCGCCACACCCTCGAAGCGACCGCCGCCGAGGGCGTCTACGCGATCGGGGACACCGCCGACCTCTCCATCCCGAAGGCCGGGAGCGTCGCCCACTACGAGGCCGGCGTCGTCGCCGACCGACTCGCCAGCCAGGTGCGGGGGCAGGTCCCGACGGCGACCTACGACGGGAAGACGATGTGCTTCCTCGAGGCCGGCATGGACGAGGCGACGTTCATCTCGTTCGACTACCAGCACGAACCGGTGCTCAGAGACGAGTCGCGCCCGGTCCACTGGGCGAAACTGGCGTACAACGAGTCCTACTGGCTCACCGCGCGGGGGTTGCTATGAGTCACGTCGTCGACAGCCCGGAGGTGCGAGCATGAGTGACTCGCCGCCACAGCAGTCGACGATCGACGCCGAGCAACTCGAGGCCGCCATCGCCGAGAACCCGGAGGCGGTCGCCGCGTTCGTCGACAGACTCGACGCGGTGAACGACCTGCTTGACGTCCTCGCACTCGGGACCGAGGCGCTGGACGACGAGATGGTCGCGGAACTGTCGGGCACGGGCGCGACACTGGCGGAGTCTGCCGACGGCCTCGCGACCGAGGAGACGGTCAGACTCGCCGAAGCGGTCGGACGCAACGGCGACGACCTGACCGAGGCGCTGGAGACGGTGGTCGAACTCCAGCGGACCGGCACACTGGACGAACTCGTCGCCCTCGCCGACACCGTCTCGCTGGCGACCCACGCGCTGGACGACGAGATGGTCGTCTCGCTGGCCCGCACCGGCGCGTCGCTCGGCGAGGTAGCCGACGTGGCGAGCGACGACGACACCGCGCGGGGCCTCCGGACGCTCCTGGGTGCGGTCGGCGACGCGACCCGCGACGGAGAGGTCGAACCGCTCGGTCCGTTCGGACTCCTCCGCTCGCTGTGGACCGCCGACGTTCGCGTCGGCCTCGGCTACGCCGTCGCGGTCCTGAGAAACCTGGGTCGGCGACTGCGGCCGTGAGTCGGCGGCGGAGAGCCGTCTGGCGGCCGATCAGTCTTCGGTCGTCGTCTCGTCGATCTCGATCTCGCCACGGTGGATCTTCGCGCCGTCCTGTGCGACCTTCTCTGCGAGGACGGCACACTTGATCCGCATCGGACTGATGTCGACCCCGAGCAGGTCGATCACGTCGTCTCTGTCCATCGCCTCCAGTTCCGAGAGCGTCGTGCCGGGCAACTGCTCGGTGAGGAGACTCGCGGCGGCCTGCGAGATGGCACAGCCGTCACCCGAGAAGGCGGCGTAGTCGATGGTGTCGCCGTCGTCTTCGAGTCGCACGTCCATCCGGATCGTGTCCCCACAGGAGGGGTTCTCCCCGACGTGCGAGAAGTCGGCGTCGTCCAGTTCGCCGTAGTTCCGGGGGTTCTTGTAGTGATCCAGAATCTGCTGTCGATACATGTCCGAACCCATGCCCATAGTTGTCTGCCGGTAGGCGAGTGCGGGTGAAAAGGGTTCCGGGGACGGAGGCGTCAGACCGTCGTGACGGCCGAGAGACGGCCCGTTACAGATCAGGGAAGTCGTCAGGCCAGTGGAACTCGCCGTCGAACGCGACGGGGTCGGACATACTTTCGAGAAAGGGAGTGACCTCGTCCGGCGAGAGAGTCCAGGACGTCACCTCACCGGACGCGATGTGATGCTCGGATGCCCCCATCTCGGAGAAGTTTACTACACTGCCGATGTCGAACGCATTCGCTGGATGCTGTACGTGGGCCAGTTCGTACTGCTCGCCGGTTCGGTCGAGCACACCGGCGACGTTCGCCCCACCCTTCGTCTGACAGACCGAGTACCGAGGTGCGCCGACGACGGTGTACTTGTCTGTCGGGAGCGATACGTGATCGAGCAGTGAGAGCGTCGCTTCGAGCGAATACCCCTGGTTCAGGAACCGGGCCGCTTGCCGACCGAAACTGGTCGCTCGGTGGTTGAACACCTTCTGCAGTGTGACGATGCCGCCCTTCGCGCCCGCGTCGACGAGCGCTCGCCCCTGGTCGTACGAACGGCAGGCGTTCAGCAGAAACGCCTCGACACCGGTGTACTCCAGGCTGGCCGCGTCGAGGTGACCGTCGGGACACTGGAACCCGTCGTCGTCGATATGGCCGACGTAGTGAAAGAAGTCGATATCCCGCTCGAGTAGCTCGCGGAGCTCGGCAATCGACGTGCAGTAGTGCGTCGAGACGTCGAAGTCGACGACATCGCGCAGGCCGTAGATACCGTCCCGAGTCTCGTCGAGCATCTCTCGGTCGGTGCACACGACGGCAACCGAGATTACGTCGTTCGTCGCGGTGTCTCCGGTCGCGATCTCCCGAACTCGCTCCAACCGTGGCTTCATCGCTCCGGCCTGTACCCCTTCACCGATCCACATCTGTGCGAGTGCCTCCGATGTGGCGCTCTCAACGTCGGAGTTCGTGGACGATTCGGTCGCCATCTCTTCCGACCCTCCGCGCACTGGGACTTCCCTGACGAAGTCTGTCAGTTCCGGCGGCGGTGACGGAAGTGAACTCGGCTCGAGGTGCTCAGCGACGTGAACTGACGACAGCCAGTACGCGATGAACGGAAGGTACCCGAGGTGCTCCGGATTCGGCGTGATCGTCGACCGAACCGGCCACTGTGGAACGTGTGGCTCGACGAGGTGGTACGGGACGTCGTCGTACGCGGCGACGCGCTGTGACAGGGGCGCATCGTACATCGACTCGAGGTCGAAGGGGAGCGACTCCTCGAGTGCAGTTCGCGCTTCGAGTTCCATCTGATACAACCCCTCCGTCCGGACGATACAATCGAGGAGGAAGGATTGTTGCAGGAGCCGGTCGATCCGTTCCTCGACGCTCAGACGATCTGTCGAGAGCGGCAGGGACTCCCCATCAGCGACGACACGTGGTTCTGTCCCGCACTCGACGGTCGCACCGAAGTAGAACGCGAGCGGTGCGACCCGGTAGAGAGACGCGAGATCCGGCGGCACCTCGACGACGACCCCCGAATCCGGCGGCGAGACGACATCGGGGACCGACAGCTCGGCCCCGACCTCAACCAGCGGCGGGTGACCCCGGAGCGTCGGAAACGACCGCTCCGGGGAGAGCGTCTTCAGTGCCGACCCGAACGTCGAGACCGCCCGTGCCACGTCGTGTGGGTCGTCTGTTGTCTGGACCGTGCCAGCGGGTTGTTCGTGACACGTCCGTGCACCGATCTCGACCTCCCGTCTCTCTCCGAACTGGAATCGCATTCGGTTGTCGTCCTCGGGAACCGTCATCGGTCCGGAGACGCGGAGGTACACCTTCGGAGTGACACTCATGACCTGTAGTTCGTGTCGTCCCGCCTCCAGTTGGCCTCCGTCTTCTCGCCACACTTGCGTCTCTGATCCCTCGTCGAGCGACCTCGCGTACACGACGACCCCCTGCGGCGCGACCAGTTCCTCAGCTTCGATGCTTACTGCTTCATCGACCGGAAACCGGAACTCGTCGGGAGGAACGGGTCGAGGCTCCACGGAGCGGTCCGTGCGTATCTCGAATCGCGCGTCGTCCACCCGGTCGTGGACGAGGACGCCACGGTGCTCGTCGAGTGTCGTGATCGAGACCAACTCGTCGCTCACAAATTCGGCCCCCCAGTAGCCGCCGGGCTTCGTCTCGGCGACCGACCCTGCGCAGGCTGAGACCCCATCACTCGGAAGTACCGACTACCGCTAATTAGCTCTTACCCGTCGGACGGCGTCTCCCCGTCGGTCTCCAGTGTCCACTTCTTCTCCACGTCCCGATTCGCCAGTATCACCGTGTCGCCGTCCTCGCGGTCGATGCGGCTCTTCCGCAGTTCGATACTCCGCACGGTCCCCGTCACGCCGTCGGCGGTGACGGTGTCGCCGGGGTTGAAGTCCGGGTCGCGCAGGA of the Salinirubrum litoreum genome contains:
- the pspAB gene encoding PspA-associated protein PspAB; amino-acid sequence: MGIFDSLKSILGTRAESDATRKADPEDLFGMSTAYITMEADLGYTSVGQAALCFSSVDSTDFETTVENVEAILEAGSEETGTHFETYEDSHGYHWVILEDDDPEDLVTSIHFASDEFIEQGYGSRLLAAVFGFQKNGQRAYWLYSFRRGAYYPFAPKRGRERDKQVEFKLESMFDGELEIEKEKEYWYPLWSDSDGGHPWE
- a CDS encoding DUF7123 family protein, encoding MSATANPSTDADAGSKEERLKQFLVDKAQNGEMYFKSKFIAEEVGLSPKEIGALMVKLRDSATDLTVEKWSYTSATTWRIEAASA
- a CDS encoding molybdopterin synthase — protein: MHTLGIVGPGASDLAERLAARLDGRVVTVESFPSADAPLGAPDTDAAYGLADDGSWIGAGGDCDLDTLLDDLAPDTDYLFAAGFPDADLPTVRITGDSEETSATSDGPAETEVTGSLVAEVSDPADADLAGLVETLHATEPHVTLGSLVAEAKRHPDAERSGAIATFTGRVRAKDAEDDDRTTALEFETYEGVADQRMATISEELESRDGVHAVLMHHRTGYVADGEDIVFVVVLAGHRREAFRTVEDGIDRLKDEVPIFKREITVDGDFWVHDRE
- the htpX gene encoding zinc metalloprotease HtpX; this encodes MDWKPDWGLRGRMAITMFLLFALYIVFVGAMVRFTSYGGIVLPMMAIFLFAQFFFSDKLALYSMGAKEVSEEEYPELHAMVGRLSQQADLPKPKVAVADSRVPNAFATGRSQKSSAVCVTTGLLRTLDRDELEGVIAHELAHVKNRDVAVMTIASFLSTIAFMIVRWGWLFGGGRNRNGGGGVIVAIGVSLVVWVVSFLLIRALSRYREYAADRGGATITGKPSALASALLTIDGRMDKVPKEDMREQAEMNAFFVIPIRSGFIGKIASTHPSTEKRVERLRELEREMESA
- a CDS encoding sulfurtransferase TusA family protein, giving the protein MNDYEPDMTVDSRGSGCPGPMMDLIGKIKTADPGAVVRLLTTERGSTTDVPEWLEKAGHELLDVEQVDDYWQIDVRKS
- a CDS encoding NAD(P)/FAD-dependent oxidoreductase, translated to MTQQIAVVGGGTGGTVVANKLAEKLGPEIDAGEVAVTLLNDGPDHVYKPVWLYVAFGQREPADARRPLRDLLDDRVTLVSNRVRTVDTDGKRLRLEDGPGMDYDYLVLATGATLAPEEVPGLVEGTHHFYGEAGATALRDELADFTEGHLVLSVVGTPHMCPAAPVEFVLMADDWFRERGVRDDVEITYTYPIGRTHGKESVAEWADPRFAERDIGVETFFNAEAVDPDAKTITSMEGTTLDYDLLVAIPPHRGDEMIRESGLGDQGWVDVDRHTLEATAAEGVYAIGDTADLSIPKAGSVAHYEAGVVADRLASQVRGQVPTATYDGKTMCFLEAGMDEATFISFDYQHEPVLRDESRPVHWAKLAYNESYWLTARGLL
- a CDS encoding DUF1641 domain-containing protein — encoded protein: MSDSPPQQSTIDAEQLEAAIAENPEAVAAFVDRLDAVNDLLDVLALGTEALDDEMVAELSGTGATLAESADGLATEETVRLAEAVGRNGDDLTEALETVVELQRTGTLDELVALADTVSLATHALDDEMVVSLARTGASLGEVADVASDDDTARGLRTLLGAVGDATRDGEVEPLGPFGLLRSLWTADVRVGLGYAVAVLRNLGRRLRP
- a CDS encoding iron-sulfur cluster assembly scaffold protein; translated protein: MGMGSDMYRQQILDHYKNPRNYGELDDADFSHVGENPSCGDTIRMDVRLEDDGDTIDYAAFSGDGCAISQAAASLLTEQLPGTTLSELEAMDRDDVIDLLGVDISPMRIKCAVLAEKVAQDGAKIHRGEIEIDETTTED
- the radA gene encoding DNA repair and recombination protein RadA produces the protein MAEDDLESLPGVGPATADKLSDAGFESYQSIAVASPAELSNTADIGNSTAADIINAAREAADIGGFESGTAVLERRQQIGKLSWLIDEVDDLLGGGIETQSITEVYGEFGAGKSQVTHQMAVNVQLPAEYGGLEGSCIFVDSEDTFRPERIDDMVRGLDDETIQATMDHRGIEGSPGDEDAMEELLADFLDKIHVAKAFNSNHQILLAEKAKELAQEHEDTDWPVRLLCVDSLTAHFRAEYVGRGELAERQQKLNKHLHDLMRIGDLYNTAVLVTNQVASNPDSYFGDPTQPIGGNILGHTSTFRMYLRKSKGDKRIVRLVDAPNLADGEAVMRVQDGGLKPE